Proteins found in one Triticum aestivum cultivar Chinese Spring chromosome 4D, IWGSC CS RefSeq v2.1, whole genome shotgun sequence genomic segment:
- the LOC123098876 gene encoding ubiquitin domain-containing protein DSK2a isoform X1, which yields MDKLTHTTDNTTQTPPLSHSTGRIWAEAGRIDPWARGMGGGEGEVGSEPAGEASDVAVLVAFYIRDTRGNDFSVWADLGDTVGEFKVDFARTCNVPARRQRLIYKGRILKDDQTLASYGVEADHTIHMVRGAAPPPTSAAPAAANLGTSTTTPANTPPAGLGGLFQGLGSTGTAGSGAFGLSGSGLPGLEQMQQQLTENPNLMREVLNTPAMQNIMNSPDLIRDLIMNNPQMRELVDRNPDLAHVLNDPSILRQTVEAARNPELMREMMRNTDRAMSNIESSPEGFNMLRRMYETVQEPFMNATTMAGEGNTNPNPFAALLGDQGSNQARDPTGDAPTTAPAPNTNPLPNPWGANAGAAQGAARPSAAARSATSGGLGGLGSADLGSMLGGGSDASLLNQVIQNPAMMQMMQNIMSNPQTMNQLLNMNPNVRNMMESNTQMREMFQNPEFLRQLTSPETLQQLASFQQALTSQLGQQAAGQERTQAGTTPGNVNLNSLMSMFSGLGAGGGLGGVPNIPTVPPEERYATQLAQLQEMGFFDPQENIRALLATNGNVHAAVERLLGNFGQ from the exons ATGGACAAACTCACGCACACAACAGACAACACGACACAAACCCCTCCCCTCTCCCACTCCACAGGCCGGATCTGGGCGGAAGCCGGCCGGATCGACCCTTGGGCTAGGGgcatgggcggcggcgagggcgaggtggGCAGCGAGCCCGCAGGAGAGGCCTCAGATGTGGCTGTGCTGGTAGCGTTTTACATCCGGGACACCAGGGGGAACGATTTCTCGGTGTGGGCCGACCTGGGCGACACCGTCGGGGAGTTCAAGGTGGACTTCGCCAGGACCTGCAACGTgccggcgcggcggcagcggctgaTTTACAAGGGCCGGATCTTGAAGGACGACCAAACCCTAGCCAGCTACG GTGTGGAGGCCGATCACACCATCCATATGGTGCGTGGTGCTGCACCACCACCAACATCGGCTGCCCCGGCTGCAGCCAACCTTGGGACTTCAACTACGACTCCTGCGAATACCCCGCCAGCTGGTCTTGGAGGCTTGTTTCAAGGTCTTGGTAGTACAGGAACTGCTGGCAGTGGAGCTTTTGGTTTATCTGGCTCTGGCCTTCCAGGATTAGAGCAGATGCAACAGCAGTTAACTGAGAATCCCAACTTAATGAGAGAAGTATTGAATACACCAGCCATGCAAAACATAATGAATAGCCCTGATCTAATACGCGATTTAATTATGAACAATCCTCAAATGCGTGAGCTCGTCGACCGTAATCCGGATCTGGCACATGTCCTGAATGATCCAAGCATTCTCCGCCAAACTGTTGAAGCAGCTAGGAATCCTGAACTTATGAGAGAGATGATGCGGAACACAGACAGAGCCATGAGCAACATTGAATCTTCTCCAGAAGGGTTTAATATGCTGCGCCGCATGTATGAAACTGTTCAAGAGCCATTTATGAATGCAACAACAATGGCTGGGGAGGGCAACACAAATCCAAACCCATTTGCAGCTCTTCTAGGAGACCAGGGGTCTAACCAAGCCAGAGATCCAACTGGAGATGCACCAACTACTGCTCCTGCTCCAAATACCAATCCACTCCCAAATCCCTGGGGTGCAAATG CTGGGGCTGCACAAGGAGCAGCAAGGCCTTCTGCTGCTGCAAGGAGTGCCACAAGCGGTGGCCTAGGAGGGTTGGGTTCTGCAGATTTGGGAAGTATGCTGGGTGGTGGCTCTGATGCTTCCTTATTGAACCAGGTTATACAAAACCCTGCCATGATGCAAATGATGCAAAACATTATGTCTAATCCTCAGACCATGAATCAG TTGCTCAACATGAACCCGAATGTACGTAACATGATGGAATCAAATACCCAAATGAGAGAAATGTTTCAGAATCCAGAATTTCTTCGCCAGTTGACATCTCCTGAAACATTGCAG CAATTAGCTTCATTCCAGCAGGCATTGACGTCACAGCTTGGTCAACAAGCTGCTGGCCA GGAGCGGACCCAAGCGGGCACTACTCCAG GCAACGTTAACCTCAACAGCTTGATGAGCATGTTCAGTGGGCTTGGAGCGGGCGGTGGCCTGGGTGGTGTCCCAAATATCCCAACTG TGCCACCGGAAGAGCGCTACGCGACGCAGCTAGCCCAGCTCCAAGAAATGGGTTTCTTTGACCCACAGGAGAACATCCGGGCGCTGTTGGCTACCAATGGGAATGTCCATGCCGCGGTGGAGCGCCTTCTTGGGAACTTTGGGCAATAG
- the LOC123098876 gene encoding ubiquitin domain-containing protein DSK2a isoform X2, whose amino-acid sequence MGGGEGGAGGEPAAGAAPAAAAQATLHIRGTSGNKFAVRADLGATVGEFKAVVAESCDVPAPQQRLIYKGRILKDDQTLASYGVEADHTIHMVRGAAPPPTSAAPAAANLGTSTTTPANTPPAGLGGLFQGLGSTGTAGSGAFGLSGSGLPGLEQMQQQLTENPNLMREVLNTPAMQNIMNSPDLIRDLIMNNPQMRELVDRNPDLAHVLNDPSILRQTVEAARNPELMREMMRNTDRAMSNIESSPEGFNMLRRMYETVQEPFMNATTMAGEGNTNPNPFAALLGDQGSNQARDPTGDAPTTAPAPNTNPLPNPWGANAGAAQGAARPSAAARSATSGGLGGLGSADLGSMLGGGSDASLLNQVIQNPAMMQMMQNIMSNPQTMNQLLNMNPNVRNMMESNTQMREMFQNPEFLRQLTSPETLQQLASFQQALTSQLGQQAAGQERTQAGTTPGNVNLNSLMSMFSGLGAGGGLGGVPNIPTVPPEERYATQLAQLQEMGFFDPQENIRALLATNGNVHAAVERLLGNFGQ is encoded by the exons atgggcggcggcgagggcggggcCGGCGGCGAGCCCGCGGCGGGAGCGGCCCCGGCCGCGGCCGCGCAGGCGACGCTGCACATCCGCGGCACCAGCGGGAACAAGTTCGCGGTGCGGGCCGACCTGGGCGCCACCGTCGGGGAGTTCAAGGCGGTCGTCGCCGAGAGCTGCGACGTGCCCGCGCCGCAGCAGCGGCTGATCTACAAGGGCCGGATCTTGAAGGACGACCAAACCCTAGCCAGCTACG GTGTGGAGGCCGATCACACCATCCATATGGTGCGTGGTGCTGCACCACCACCAACATCGGCTGCCCCGGCTGCAGCCAACCTTGGGACTTCAACTACGACTCCTGCGAATACCCCGCCAGCTGGTCTTGGAGGCTTGTTTCAAGGTCTTGGTAGTACAGGAACTGCTGGCAGTGGAGCTTTTGGTTTATCTGGCTCTGGCCTTCCAGGATTAGAGCAGATGCAACAGCAGTTAACTGAGAATCCCAACTTAATGAGAGAAGTATTGAATACACCAGCCATGCAAAACATAATGAATAGCCCTGATCTAATACGCGATTTAATTATGAACAATCCTCAAATGCGTGAGCTCGTCGACCGTAATCCGGATCTGGCACATGTCCTGAATGATCCAAGCATTCTCCGCCAAACTGTTGAAGCAGCTAGGAATCCTGAACTTATGAGAGAGATGATGCGGAACACAGACAGAGCCATGAGCAACATTGAATCTTCTCCAGAAGGGTTTAATATGCTGCGCCGCATGTATGAAACTGTTCAAGAGCCATTTATGAATGCAACAACAATGGCTGGGGAGGGCAACACAAATCCAAACCCATTTGCAGCTCTTCTAGGAGACCAGGGGTCTAACCAAGCCAGAGATCCAACTGGAGATGCACCAACTACTGCTCCTGCTCCAAATACCAATCCACTCCCAAATCCCTGGGGTGCAAATG CTGGGGCTGCACAAGGAGCAGCAAGGCCTTCTGCTGCTGCAAGGAGTGCCACAAGCGGTGGCCTAGGAGGGTTGGGTTCTGCAGATTTGGGAAGTATGCTGGGTGGTGGCTCTGATGCTTCCTTATTGAACCAGGTTATACAAAACCCTGCCATGATGCAAATGATGCAAAACATTATGTCTAATCCTCAGACCATGAATCAG TTGCTCAACATGAACCCGAATGTACGTAACATGATGGAATCAAATACCCAAATGAGAGAAATGTTTCAGAATCCAGAATTTCTTCGCCAGTTGACATCTCCTGAAACATTGCAG CAATTAGCTTCATTCCAGCAGGCATTGACGTCACAGCTTGGTCAACAAGCTGCTGGCCA GGAGCGGACCCAAGCGGGCACTACTCCAG GCAACGTTAACCTCAACAGCTTGATGAGCATGTTCAGTGGGCTTGGAGCGGGCGGTGGCCTGGGTGGTGTCCCAAATATCCCAACTG TGCCACCGGAAGAGCGCTACGCGACGCAGCTAGCCCAGCTCCAAGAAATGGGTTTCTTTGACCCACAGGAGAACATCCGGGCGCTGTTGGCTACCAATGGGAATGTCCATGCCGCGGTGGAGCGCCTTCTTGGGAACTTTGGGCAATAG
- the LOC123098877 gene encoding catalase-1-like: MDPYKYRPSSSFNAPMWSTNSGAPVWNNDNSLTVGSRGPILLEDYHLVEKIADFDRERIPERVVHARGASAKGFFEVTHDVSHLTCADFLRAPGVQTPVIVRFSTVIHERGSPETLRDPRGFAIKFYTREGNWDLVGNNFPVFFIRDGMKFPDMVHALKPNPKTHIQENWRILDFFSHHPESLHMFTFLFDDIGVPADYRHMDGSGVNTYTLVNRAGKAHYVKFHWKPTCGVKSLLEEEAVTVGGTNHSHATKDLTDSIAAGNYPEWTFYIQTIDPDHEDRFDFDPLDVTKTWPEDVVPLQPVGRLVLNRNIDNFFAENEQLAFCPGIIVPGVYYSDDKLLQTRIFSYSDTQRHRLGPNYLLLPANAPKCSHHNNHYDGLMNFMHRDEEVDYFPSRFDPAKHAPRYPIPSRTLNGRREKMVIEKENNFKQPGERYRSMDPARQERFINRWIDALSDPRLTHEIKAIWLSYWSQADKSLGQKLASRLSSKPSM, translated from the exons ATGGACCCCTACAAG TACCGGCCGTCGAGCTCCTTCAACGCCCCGATGTGGAGCACCAACTCCGGCGCGCCCGTCTGGAACAACGACAACTCCCTCACCGTCGGATCCCGAG GTCCCATCCTGCTGGAGGACTACCACCTGGTGGAGAAGATCGCCGACTTCGACCGCGAGCGCATCCCGGAGCGGGTGGTGCACGCGCGTGGCGCCAGCGCCAAGGGCTTCTTCGAGGTGACCCACGACGTGTCCCACCTGACCTGCGCCGACTTCCTCCGCGCCCCCGGCGTGCAGACCCCCGTCATCGTGCGCTTCTCCACCGTGATCCACGAGCGCGGCTCCCCCGAGACGCTCCGCGACCCGCGCGGCTTCGCCATCAAGTTCTACACCCGGGAGGGCAACTGGGACCTGGTCGGCAACAACTTCCCCGTCTTCTTCATCCGCGACGGCATGAAGTTCCCGGACATGGTGCACGCGCTCAAGCCCAACCCCAAGACCCACATCCAGGAGAACTGGCGCATCCTCGACTTCTTCTCCCACCACCCGGAGTCGCTCCACATGTTCACCTTCCTCTTCGACGACATCGGCGTGCCCGCCGACTACCGCCACATGGACGGCTCCGGCGTCAACACCTACACGCTCGTCAACCGCGCCGGCAAGGCGCACTACGTCAAGTTCCACTGGAAGCCCACCTGCGGCGTCAAGTCGCTCCTCGAGGAGGAGGCGGTCACGGTGGGCGGCACCAACCACAGCCACGCCACCAAGGACCTGACCGACTCCATCGCCGCCGGCAACTACCCGGAGTGGACCTTCTACATCCAGACCATCGACCCGGACCACGAGGACCGCTTCGACTTTGACCCGCTGGACGTGACCAAGACGTGGCCCGAGGACGTGGTGCCGCTGCAGCCGGTGGGGCGGCTGGTGCTCAACCGCAACATCGACAACTTCTTCGCGGAGAACGAGCAGCTGGCCTTCTGCCCCGGGATCATCGTCCCCGGGGTGTACTACTCGGACGACAAGCTGCTGCAGACGAGGATCTTCTCCTACTCGGACACGCAGCGCCACCGCCTGGGGCCCAACTACCTGCTGCTGCCGGCCAATGCGCCCAAGTGCTCCCACCACAACAACCACTACGACGGGCTCATGAACTTCATGCACCGCGACGAGGAGGTCGACTACTTCCCCTCCAGGTTCGACCCCGCCAAGCACGCGCCCCGCTACCCCATCCCCTCGCGCACCCTCAACGGCCGCCGCGAGAAG ATGGTGATCGAGAAGGAGAACAACTTCAAGCAGCCCGGGGAGAGGTACCGCTCCATGGACCCGGCAAG GCAAGAGCGATTCATCAACAGATGGATCGATGCGCTGTCCGACCCCCGCCTCACCCACGAGATCAAGGCCATCTGGCTCTCCTACTGGTCTCAG GCTGACAAGTCTCTCGGCCAGAAGCTCGCGAGCCGTCTCAGCTCGAAGCCGAGCATGTAA